The proteins below come from a single Holdemania massiliensis genomic window:
- a CDS encoding FAD-dependent oxidoreductase codes for MKKLIQIVLAGMLFFSMTACSQPASSTGLKDGTYTVVTKGMDEGLTLDVTFAEGKIAEVKVVSHNETAGVSDPAIERMPEMIVTNNSVNVDAVAGATMTSNGILDGVKKAIEEAGGKVEDFNTAADQTAKQEEVTMEADVVIAGAGLAGLTTAVSAAENGLDVIVVEKMPRVGGSLALAMGSFFSVNSEIAKAAGVEDSKEHMMDIWHQIAEYGPDAPDQYPNFDRISYILDETGPQLSWLQDHGVQFNNVIPSVGTHPVMITTDNGAAVAEKLEAAAKAAGVQILTDTPALELITEEGKVVGLKAASTTQNLTIKAPSVVLATGGFGNNLELMDELIPQFNGSHLQTAVGNVGDGLAMAEAVGGVVYDHCWALVTGITVSPAFLGAAAEAATINLANKAMVDQTGKRYVSEVSDLSVVPNALAKRESKSFVLCDSSDPETVKILEQGLTSGAVFKADTIEELAKAAEIDAVALQETFDRYNASAAAGVDEEFEKPADSLIAYGEGPYYAVQCVADIIGTYGGVKTDFDSHVLDKDGNPIEGLYALGEMSNREYYNEAYMACASLTMYSTVGRLLGQNLATQAK; via the coding sequence ATGAAAAAGTTGATTCAAATTGTTTTGGCAGGAATGTTGTTTTTCAGTATGACGGCCTGTTCTCAGCCAGCAAGTTCCACTGGATTAAAAGATGGAACATACACTGTTGTCACCAAAGGGATGGACGAGGGACTGACGCTGGACGTCACCTTCGCGGAAGGGAAAATTGCCGAGGTCAAAGTCGTTTCGCATAACGAAACGGCTGGCGTCAGTGATCCGGCGATTGAACGGATGCCGGAAATGATCGTAACGAATAACAGCGTGAATGTCGATGCGGTTGCCGGGGCCACCATGACTTCCAACGGTATTCTTGACGGCGTCAAAAAAGCAATCGAGGAAGCCGGCGGAAAAGTGGAAGATTTCAATACCGCGGCAGATCAGACAGCGAAACAGGAAGAAGTGACGATGGAAGCTGACGTGGTTATTGCCGGCGCGGGACTGGCAGGTCTGACAACCGCGGTTTCCGCTGCTGAAAATGGATTGGATGTTATCGTTGTTGAGAAGATGCCGCGGGTCGGCGGAAGCCTGGCTCTGGCCATGGGCTCTTTCTTCAGCGTCAACAGCGAGATCGCAAAAGCAGCTGGGGTTGAAGACAGTAAGGAACATATGATGGATATCTGGCATCAGATTGCGGAATATGGCCCGGATGCTCCGGATCAATATCCGAATTTTGACCGGATCAGCTATATTCTGGATGAAACCGGTCCGCAGCTGAGCTGGCTGCAGGATCATGGCGTACAGTTTAACAACGTCATTCCTAGTGTCGGAACTCATCCGGTGATGATCACGACGGATAACGGCGCAGCCGTTGCCGAAAAACTGGAAGCGGCGGCGAAAGCAGCGGGGGTTCAGATTCTGACAGATACACCGGCGCTCGAACTGATTACAGAAGAGGGCAAAGTTGTCGGACTGAAAGCCGCATCGACGACGCAGAATCTTACGATCAAGGCTCCGAGCGTTGTTTTGGCAACCGGCGGTTTCGGCAATAATCTGGAACTGATGGATGAATTGATTCCGCAGTTCAATGGTTCGCATTTACAGACGGCGGTCGGAAACGTCGGCGACGGCCTGGCGATGGCTGAAGCCGTCGGCGGTGTCGTTTATGATCACTGCTGGGCTTTGGTCACAGGCATTACGGTCAGTCCGGCCTTCTTGGGCGCTGCTGCGGAAGCGGCAACGATCAATCTGGCGAACAAAGCAATGGTCGATCAGACTGGCAAACGGTATGTCAGTGAAGTAAGTGATCTTTCGGTTGTTCCGAATGCTTTGGCAAAACGCGAAAGCAAGAGCTTTGTCCTGTGCGACAGCAGTGATCCGGAAACTGTTAAAATTCTTGAACAGGGTTTAACAAGCGGCGCTGTGTTCAAGGCCGATACGATTGAAGAACTCGCAAAGGCAGCGGAAATTGACGCGGTGGCGCTGCAGGAAACCTTTGACCGCTACAATGCTTCTGCCGCAGCGGGTGTTGATGAAGAATTTGAAAAGCCGGCAGACAGCCTGATCGCTTATGGCGAAGGTCCGTATTATGCAGTTCAATGCGTTGCCGATATTATCGGAACTTACGGCGGCGTGAAGACCGATTTTGATTCGCACGTTCTGGATAAGGACGGCAATCCCATTGAAGGTCTGTATGCGCTGGGCGAAATGTCAAACCGCGAATATTACAATGAAGCCTATATGGCCTGCGCTTCTTTGACCATGTACTCCACAGTTGGCCGTCTGCTGGGACAGAATTTAGCGACTCAGGCAAAATAA
- a CDS encoding DUF3788 domain-containing protein, with product MGERMLDKLNTPTFEEMAETCGKSRALFIQINEWLSAVCGTAQTICFPYGNHYGWAVAHKKKKKLICNVFAETDSLTVMLRLSNEQFAQIYDQVEQETQACIDKKYPCGDGGWLHYRVTNEAQFHDVQKMLELKCTA from the coding sequence ATGGGTGAAAGAATGCTCGACAAGCTGAATACACCGACGTTTGAGGAAATGGCAGAAACCTGCGGTAAAAGCCGTGCGTTGTTTATTCAAATCAATGAATGGCTGTCTGCCGTCTGCGGTACGGCACAGACAATCTGTTTTCCCTATGGGAATCACTACGGCTGGGCAGTCGCTCATAAAAAGAAGAAAAAACTAATCTGCAATGTCTTTGCGGAAACAGATTCGTTGACGGTGATGCTACGCTTATCGAATGAACAATTTGCGCAGATCTATGATCAGGTTGAACAGGAAACGCAAGCCTGCATTGACAAGAAATATCCTTGTGGGGACGGCGGTTGGCTGCATTATCGGGTTACCAATGAAGCTCAGTTTCACGATGTTCAGAAGATGCTGGAATTGAAATGCACAGCGTAG
- a CDS encoding aldo/keto reductase, with protein sequence MIYRTLGSTGLNVSEIGLGCEGFTEDEGRGTYALVDAAAEAGINYFDLYSPDPNLRHHLGEALKGRRDQFIIQAHLCSVWIEGQYKRTRKVEEVQAGFEDLLTQLHTDHVEVGMIHYVDSLKDWQEIAEGPVMQYALQLKKEGRIEHIGLSSHNPEAAIKAVESGLIEVLMFSVNPCYDLQPGSEDIEALWADESYAKPLVNMDPQREALYELCQRKGVGITVMKPFGGGDLLDESLSPAGKALTPVQCLHYALTRPGVATVLPGAHTVEELRQSIAYETARDEERDYAAALASFPKISWKGHCMYCGHCAPCPMEIDIATVTKFLNLVKAQGEMPETVREHYAVLEHTASECIGCHACEKRCPFDVEVTENMRQAAAIFGK encoded by the coding sequence ATGATCTATCGAACATTAGGCAGCACAGGTCTGAACGTCAGCGAGATTGGTTTGGGCTGTGAAGGTTTTACGGAAGATGAAGGCCGGGGCACCTATGCTTTGGTTGATGCGGCAGCGGAGGCGGGAATCAATTATTTTGATTTGTATTCTCCGGATCCGAACCTGCGTCATCACCTCGGCGAAGCCCTGAAAGGCCGTCGGGATCAGTTTATTATCCAGGCTCATCTGTGTTCTGTCTGGATCGAGGGTCAGTATAAGCGCACGCGGAAGGTCGAAGAGGTTCAGGCTGGATTTGAGGATTTATTGACTCAGCTGCATACCGATCACGTGGAAGTCGGCATGATTCATTATGTAGATTCTTTGAAGGACTGGCAGGAAATTGCCGAGGGGCCGGTGATGCAGTATGCGCTGCAGCTGAAAAAAGAAGGCCGGATCGAACATATCGGTTTAAGCAGCCACAATCCCGAAGCGGCGATCAAAGCGGTGGAAAGCGGCTTGATCGAAGTGCTGATGTTCAGCGTGAATCCCTGCTATGACCTGCAGCCGGGCAGTGAGGATATCGAAGCCTTATGGGCGGATGAAAGCTATGCGAAGCCGTTGGTGAATATGGACCCGCAGCGCGAGGCGCTGTATGAATTATGTCAGCGCAAGGGGGTTGGCATCACCGTCATGAAGCCTTTTGGCGGCGGCGATTTATTAGATGAAAGCCTGTCGCCGGCAGGCAAAGCCCTGACTCCGGTTCAATGTCTGCATTATGCTCTGACCCGTCCTGGTGTTGCCACCGTGCTGCCGGGCGCGCATACGGTTGAAGAGCTGCGCCAAAGCATCGCTTATGAAACAGCCCGGGATGAAGAACGGGATTATGCTGCGGCGCTGGCATCCTTCCCGAAAATCAGCTGGAAAGGGCATTGCATGTATTGCGGTCACTGCGCTCCATGTCCGATGGAGATCGACATCGCCACGGTGACGAAATTCTTGAATCTGGTAAAAGCCCAGGGCGAAATGCCGGAAACCGTTCGGGAGCACTATGCGGTTCTGGAACACACTGCCTCTGAATGCATCGGTTGTCATGCCTGTGAAAAACGCTGCCCGTTTGATGTGGAAGTCACGGAGAACATGCGTCAGGCTGCGGCAATATTCGGCAAATAA
- a CDS encoding MerR family transcriptional regulator, translated as MNIAEVSKKYNLTQDTLRYYERVGLLPKVNRTASGIRDYTEEDCRWVEFIKCMRQAGLPIEVLIEYVALFQKGDETIQARKQLLIEQREQLIERLDEMNKTLERLNYKIAAYERNDECHP; from the coding sequence ATGAATATTGCTGAAGTCAGTAAAAAATACAATCTCACGCAGGACACCCTGCGTTATTACGAGCGGGTAGGACTGCTTCCTAAAGTCAACCGCACAGCCAGCGGCATTCGCGATTATACGGAGGAAGACTGCCGTTGGGTAGAGTTTATCAAATGCATGCGTCAGGCAGGACTGCCGATTGAAGTGCTGATCGAATATGTCGCCTTGTTCCAAAAGGGGGATGAAACGATTCAGGCCCGCAAGCAGCTGTTGATCGAACAGCGGGAACAGCTGATTGAAAGACTGGACGAAATGAACAAGACGTTAGAACGCTTGAATTATAAAATCGCTGCCTATGAACGCAACGACGAATGTCATCCCTGA
- a CDS encoding PTS sugar transporter subunit IIA gives MIQILIVTHGPLAEALKVSAGMFFPQASSIAALSLNPQDNPLELKDRIVTEVRRIDEGDGVLIFVDLFAGTPCNMTALALAELSDIPVQCLVGVNLPLVMEALGSLNSMELPALTAYLTGMAADTILDLRAKLEL, from the coding sequence ATGATTCAAATTCTGATCGTCACCCATGGGCCGCTGGCCGAAGCACTTAAAGTCAGTGCCGGGATGTTCTTTCCCCAGGCATCCAGCATAGCCGCGCTCAGCTTAAATCCGCAGGATAATCCGCTGGAGCTGAAAGACCGGATTGTCACGGAAGTCCGCCGCATTGATGAAGGCGACGGTGTGCTGATCTTTGTCGATCTGTTTGCAGGAACTCCCTGCAACATGACAGCCTTGGCGCTCGCTGAACTCTCTGACATTCCGGTTCAATGTTTGGTGGGCGTCAATCTGCCGTTGGTGATGGAAGCGCTGGGGTCTTTAAATTCAATGGAGCTCCCTGCGCTTACCGCTTATTTAACCGGGATGGCCGCCGATACGATATTGGATCTGCGGGCAAAACTGGAGCTATAA
- a CDS encoding YcxB family protein translates to MDLENQPLALDNLSNQISGLFKETLTHARYTPVTAIFGEDIRIAEQTLTYSDIQRIVPLAHTLLFFHAPHQMFIIPLRVLGEAQEVKAFCSEILKRQALETAEKERKEEC, encoded by the coding sequence GTGGATCTGGAAAATCAGCCGCTGGCTTTGGACAATCTATCTAACCAAATCAGCGGACTGTTCAAAGAAACGCTGACCCACGCCCGATACACTCCGGTGACTGCGATCTTCGGTGAAGACATTCGGATTGCCGAACAGACGCTGACCTATTCGGATATCCAACGCATCGTTCCCTTAGCTCATACGTTGTTGTTCTTCCATGCTCCTCATCAGATGTTTATCATCCCATTGCGGGTATTGGGGGAAGCTCAGGAAGTTAAGGCTTTCTGCAGCGAAATTCTGAAGCGGCAGGCATTGGAAACAGCTGAAAAAGAAAGAAAGGAGGAATGCTGA
- a CDS encoding N-acetylmannosamine-6-phosphate 2-epimerase produces the protein MKTCVNACLGQLIVSCQAYEDTPLYGAENMKRMVQSAMLGGAKVVRCCWPQDIQAARSLSPDLIIIGINKVMPQAGDSLDDVFITPTFEKAREVVEAGADLLALDARITKKRGKTELLELLHQIHEAFPDIGIMADCATYEECQICAQSGAVDILSTTLSGLVKPIEGPDTELIRQLKADFTLPVNAEGRIWELKDIDAVTEAGADMITIGTAITRPHLITERFLNHYLQLQNHAG, from the coding sequence ATGAAAACCTGTGTAAACGCCTGCCTGGGCCAGCTGATCGTTTCGTGCCAGGCCTACGAGGATACGCCGCTCTACGGTGCGGAAAACATGAAAAGAATGGTGCAGAGCGCAATGCTGGGCGGAGCAAAGGTCGTTCGCTGCTGCTGGCCGCAGGACATCCAGGCTGCCCGTTCGTTGAGTCCGGATCTGATCATCATCGGCATCAATAAAGTCATGCCGCAGGCAGGAGACAGTCTCGATGACGTCTTCATTACGCCGACCTTTGAAAAAGCCCGTGAAGTAGTTGAAGCAGGAGCGGATCTGCTTGCGCTTGATGCCCGCATTACGAAAAAGCGCGGCAAAACTGAGCTGCTGGAGCTGCTTCATCAAATCCACGAAGCTTTTCCGGATATCGGCATCATGGCAGACTGTGCGACTTATGAAGAATGTCAGATCTGCGCTCAAAGCGGAGCTGTCGATATTCTCTCCACAACCTTGTCCGGTTTAGTCAAGCCGATTGAAGGACCGGATACAGAACTGATCCGGCAGTTAAAAGCTGATTTCACCCTGCCGGTCAATGCGGAAGGACGCATCTGGGAGCTGAAAGACATCGACGCCGTAACCGAAGCCGGGGCCGATATGATTACGATCGGCACCGCCATCACCCGCCCGCATCTGATTACTGAACGGTTCCTGAACCATTACCTGCAGCTGCAAAATCATGCCGGATAA
- a CDS encoding PTS mannose/fructose/sorbose/N-acetylgalactosamine transporter subunit IIC yields MNLLQVILISLLGYLTFIHTPFLGGGLIGWYCLGRPLVSALFIGLILGDVKTAMILGTYVQLIFIGLVTPGGSITPDMNLATFIAIPLGVVAHLDSGTTVALAVTASAVGQIMSTPCFAATLLPVNYQKKLVEQGKLEAAAWVPVWGNVVKFLFRFIPTFICLYWGQSAIEMLVANSPQWLIDIMTIFGNPMPLVGFAILMKLLVKNPTDLIFFTVGFAFVGVLGVDMLTVLVFAILFALFEFKISRSRKGVQN; encoded by the coding sequence ATGAATTTACTTCAGGTCATACTCATTTCTCTGCTTGGTTATCTGACCTTCATTCACACGCCGTTTTTAGGCGGCGGGTTAATCGGATGGTACTGCCTTGGCCGGCCGTTAGTTTCGGCTCTGTTCATCGGTCTGATTCTGGGCGATGTCAAAACCGCAATGATCTTAGGCACCTATGTGCAGCTGATCTTCATCGGTTTAGTTACGCCGGGAGGATCGATTACGCCGGATATGAATTTGGCTACCTTCATCGCGATACCGCTGGGCGTCGTCGCCCATCTGGATTCCGGAACGACAGTAGCCCTGGCCGTCACGGCTTCCGCGGTCGGTCAGATCATGTCGACGCCATGCTTTGCCGCAACACTGCTTCCGGTCAATTATCAGAAGAAGTTAGTGGAACAGGGGAAATTGGAAGCCGCAGCCTGGGTTCCGGTCTGGGGCAACGTCGTCAAGTTCCTGTTCCGCTTCATTCCTACTTTCATCTGTCTGTATTGGGGACAGAGTGCAATTGAAATGCTCGTAGCGAATTCGCCGCAGTGGCTGATCGACATCATGACGATCTTCGGCAATCCGATGCCGTTGGTAGGTTTTGCGATTCTAATGAAATTGTTGGTGAAAAATCCGACCGATCTCATTTTCTTCACCGTTGGTTTTGCCTTTGTCGGCGTTTTGGGCGTCGACATGCTGACAGTTTTGGTCTTTGCCATTCTGTTCGCGTTATTTGAATTCAAAATTAGCCGCAGTCGGAAAGGGGTGCAGAACTGA
- a CDS encoding PTS sugar transporter subunit IIB, whose product MINLIRCDDRLIHGQCMTRLVQHYFIKHIIVIDEFTATNSTMKYVVEKIAMPGMKNDVYTAEEAIGPIREAITDKVGTMIVFRFPTIARTLFEQIEELPKSLMIGPVQKRDDTITVQDGTYLTAQEIADLDVLDAKGIEIFFQVVPDMKRIEYKEFKNKMK is encoded by the coding sequence ATGATCAATCTCATTCGCTGCGACGACCGTCTGATTCACGGCCAATGTATGACCCGTCTGGTTCAGCACTACTTCATCAAACATATCATCGTCATTGATGAATTCACCGCGACCAATTCCACGATGAAATATGTTGTGGAAAAAATCGCGATGCCGGGGATGAAAAACGACGTCTACACAGCAGAGGAAGCTATCGGACCGATTCGTGAGGCGATCACGGACAAAGTCGGAACGATGATTGTCTTCCGCTTCCCCACCATTGCCAGAACCTTGTTTGAACAAATAGAAGAACTGCCGAAAAGCCTGATGATCGGTCCGGTTCAAAAACGGGACGATACGATTACAGTCCAGGACGGCACTTATCTCACAGCTCAGGAAATTGCCGATCTGGATGTCCTGGATGCGAAAGGAATTGAGATTTTCTTCCAAGTCGTTCCGGACATGAAGCGAATCGAATACAAAGAATTTAAAAATAAAATGAAATAA
- a CDS encoding MurR/RpiR family transcriptional regulator, with the protein MSIYTKIKDNYASFTKSEQRVAKYCLDNYMEVSTHTLSQLAEKANCGEATVVRFCKKIRCESYHDFKEELAEETREHRKSENDSFVTQIYHNIQTSIEYTIQNLDLNQLDEIAGRMNKAGIIFCAGVGNSGIPAEACAMRLVRNGKNGVYFKDSHFQSIYLNELKRGDIAILFSASGESIDTLHCAEILKQRKVTTVCVTSSIVSSLASLCDYCILMKRWSGPLGGGSMIGQITQLYIADLLSTRTGMIDQKATLKAKETTFDYILDKMNKEKI; encoded by the coding sequence GTGTCCATTTATACGAAAATCAAAGATAATTACGCTTCCTTCACGAAGAGTGAACAGCGGGTTGCCAAGTATTGTCTTGACAATTATATGGAGGTCAGTACGCATACGCTTTCGCAGCTGGCTGAAAAAGCGAACTGCGGGGAAGCCACGGTCGTTCGCTTCTGCAAAAAGATCCGTTGTGAAAGCTATCATGATTTCAAAGAGGAGCTGGCGGAGGAAACGCGGGAACACCGCAAAAGTGAAAACGATTCGTTTGTCACCCAGATTTATCACAATATTCAGACTTCCATCGAATACACAATTCAGAATCTGGATTTGAATCAGCTTGATGAGATAGCCGGCCGAATGAATAAGGCGGGGATCATTTTCTGCGCCGGTGTCGGCAATTCCGGAATTCCAGCCGAGGCTTGTGCGATGCGTTTGGTGCGCAATGGAAAAAATGGCGTCTATTTTAAAGACAGCCATTTTCAGTCGATTTATCTCAATGAGCTGAAACGTGGTGATATTGCGATTTTGTTCAGTGCTTCCGGTGAATCCATTGATACGCTGCATTGTGCCGAAATTCTGAAACAGCGGAAAGTGACGACGGTTTGCGTGACTTCATCGATTGTTTCTTCTCTGGCATCGCTTTGTGATTACTGCATTTTAATGAAGCGCTGGTCTGGGCCGCTTGGCGGAGGCAGTATGATCGGGCAGATCACGCAGCTCTACATTGCCGATCTGCTTTCGACGCGGACCGGGATGATCGATCAGAAGGCGACATTGAAGGCCAAGGAGACCACATTCGACTATATCCTCGATAAGATGAATAAGGAAAAGATATAA
- a CDS encoding nitroreductase family protein: MEKHQVLVDKSKCIGCGLCVRDCPVNHLELRQQKAETVSDHCIQCGHCAAVCPKQAISLSGYACAPVEKPKLERLDPQTLLDTLRFRRTIRQFQKREIAPEIVDQIIEAGWLTHTAKNKRDVSFVVLDQQKDRIEQMAVQLFRRIQPVAGLVNSLVREHPIDDHFFFFEAPVAIVILAEDKTNGLLAAQNMEYVAEACGLGVLYSGYFTMAAQASGQIRKALKLQRGQKIAMTLVLGYPAVQYQRSVPRDEPEVIRL, from the coding sequence ATGGAAAAACATCAGGTTCTTGTGGACAAAAGCAAGTGCATCGGCTGCGGCTTATGTGTGCGGGATTGTCCTGTCAACCATCTGGAACTACGTCAGCAGAAGGCGGAAACGGTGTCAGATCATTGCATTCAGTGCGGACATTGCGCGGCAGTATGTCCGAAACAAGCGATCAGTCTTTCTGGTTATGCCTGCGCGCCGGTTGAAAAACCAAAGCTGGAACGCTTAGATCCACAGACTTTATTAGATACGCTGCGGTTTCGCCGTACGATCCGGCAGTTTCAGAAACGCGAGATAGCGCCGGAAATTGTTGATCAGATTATCGAAGCCGGATGGCTGACGCATACGGCAAAAAATAAACGGGATGTTTCCTTTGTTGTTTTGGATCAGCAGAAAGACCGCATTGAACAGATGGCGGTCCAATTGTTTCGCAGGATTCAGCCGGTGGCAGGGCTGGTCAATTCTCTGGTGCGGGAACATCCAATTGATGATCATTTCTTCTTTTTTGAAGCTCCGGTGGCGATTGTCATTTTAGCCGAGGATAAAACCAACGGTCTGCTTGCGGCGCAGAATATGGAATATGTAGCTGAAGCATGCGGCCTTGGCGTTTTATACAGTGGTTATTTCACGATGGCGGCGCAGGCATCCGGCCAAATCCGAAAGGCCTTAAAGCTTCAGCGCGGACAAAAGATCGCGATGACGCTGGTGCTGGGCTATCCGGCGGTCCAGTATCAGCGCTCGGTTCCGCGGGATGAACCGGAGGTGATTCGGCTGTGA
- a CDS encoding ArsR/SmtB family transcription factor produces MKPDKWECKERVRLIAEGFQQCRSAFTAIGDETRQVILQVLLESDLNGIRVGEIAAKTHLTRPSVSHHLQILKAAGIVAMRQEGTKNYYYLSLKQTQWKAIADLVNLIYASVEHISAAELRREG; encoded by the coding sequence GTGAAACCAGATAAGTGGGAATGTAAAGAACGGGTTCGGCTCATCGCTGAAGGCTTCCAACAATGCCGCAGTGCTTTTACGGCGATCGGTGATGAAACGCGGCAGGTGATTCTGCAGGTTTTGCTGGAAAGTGATCTCAATGGCATCCGGGTTGGGGAGATTGCGGCAAAAACCCATCTGACCCGGCCTTCAGTTTCCCATCATCTTCAGATATTGAAGGCAGCCGGAATCGTCGCGATGCGCCAGGAAGGGACAAAGAATTATTACTACCTGAGCCTGAAGCAGACGCAGTGGAAAGCGATTGCGGATTTAGTCAATCTGATTTATGCGAGCGTCGAGCATATCAGTGCCGCGGAACTACGCAGGGAGGGATAA